CCGGGGTCGTTTTCCGGGCCGAATCCATGCGGGCCGCCGGGGCTGTCGGGGCCAAAGGGGCCACCCGGTCCGTGCGGGCCACCGTGGCTGAAGGGCACCGGCCCCATGTCATCGGACATGTGGCCGCCGTTCCACTCACCCGGTGGCATGTGGTGCTGGGAGCGGGGCGGCAGCGCCATGGCGTTGATCATGTCCGGCTCGGGGCCGGGGGTGAGGGTGATGTGCACGCTCTCAGGCAGGTGCAGGGCCGCAAGCTCGCGGTCACGGTCTGACGGCGCCGTCTCCACGATGGCGCGGTAATAGGTGAACATCTTGCTGCGCGCGCGCTCATAGATCATGCGCTGGTCAAAATCGAACCGGTCCAGCGCGTGGATGGTCAGCCCGATGATCTGGATGATGCCCAGCCCCCCGATCAGCAGCAGCGTGGTGCGCGCGGCAAGCGACTGCGGCAGGATACGGCGCCACAGGCGCGGCCACGCACCTGGCGGTTTTTCCGCCGGTGGAGGGGCTGACAGGAAGGAGGAACCGGAGAACGGCTGCATGGGGCGGGTCAGCTGCGCTCGACCTCGGCTGCGAGCACGTAACCCCCGCCGCGCACCGTCTTGATCAGCTGCGCGTTGCGCCCGTTATCCTCAAGCTTGCGGCGCAGGCGGCTGATGGCCACGTCGATGGCGCGGTCGAACGGACCGGCCTGCCGCCCGCGCAGCAGGTCGAACAGCATGTCGCGTGTCATGACCCGGTTGGCGCGGTCGAGCAGGGCGAGCAGCAGGTCGTATTCGCCGCCGGTCAGGGGCACTTCCACCCCTTCAGGGTTATGCAGCCGCCGCCGCCCGGTATCGAGCGACCAGCCCGCAAAGCGCAGCGTGTGCAGCACCGGCACGCTGCGCGGGTCCGGCGTGTCGCTCGCGCGGCGCAGCACGGCGCGGATGCGCGCGAGCAGTTCGCGCGGGTTGAAGGGCTTGGGCACGTAGTCATCCGCGCCCAGTTCAAGGCCGATGATGCGGTCTGTATCATCGCCCATGGCGGTCAGCATCACGATGGGCACGTTGGCCTGCGTGCGCAGCCAGCGCGAGATGTCCAGCCCGCTTTCGCCCGGCAGCATGAGGTCGAGGATGACGAGCTGGTAATGCCCTTCCCCCCACCGGCGGCGGGCTTCCTGCCCGTCACGCGCGGTGGTGACGCGCAGTTCGTTGCGTTCGAGGAAGCGTGCCAGCAGGTCACGGATCTCGCGGTCGTCATCGATGATGAGGATATGCGGCAGCGGGTTCATGCGGTCTACTCTACACCATGGCGCGGGTGGCCGCACCCGGTGTTTCACTCCGTTTCAAAGGCTGTGACCGCAGCCTTTTCAGGCCAGCCAGGAGGGCACGGGCAGGTTCTTGCCGCGCAGGAATTCCGGGTTGAACAGCTTGGACTGGTAGCGCGCGCCGCCATCGCACAGGATGGTGACGATGCGGTGCCCCGGCCCCATGGCGCGGGCCACGCGGATGGCGGCGGCAATGTTGATGCCCGCCGACCCGCCAACCGAGAGCCCTTCATGGATCAGCAGGCTGTAGATCTGCTCCAGTGCCTCGGGGTCGGGGATGCGCACGGCATCATCGAAATGCAGCCCCTCGAGGTTGCCCGTCACGCGCGACTGGCCGATGCCCTCGGTCACGGAAGACCCGCTGACCGAAAGATCGCCCGACTTCACCCAGCCATACAGGCCCGAGCCTTCGGGGTCGGCCAGCACGATGCGCGGGCGTGCCACGCCGGCCTTGCGGGCTTCATCCTCCAGCCCCAGCGTAACACCTGCCAGCGTGCCGCCGGTGCCGCACGAGCAGGTGAAGGCATCAAGCTTTCCGCCCATCTGCTGCCAGATCTCGGGGGCGGTGGTGTGGCGGTGGCCTTCGCGGTTGGCGGTGTTGTCGAACTGGTTGGCCCACACGCCGCCGGTCTCCTCGGCCAGGCGGCGCGAGACATGCACGTAGTTGCCCGGATCGCGGAAGGGCCTGGCGGGCACGAGCCGCAGGTCGGCCCCGATCATGCGCAGGAAGTCGATCTTCTCGCGGCTCTGGGTCTCGGGCATGACGATGATGGAGCGGTAGCCGCGCGCATTGGCCACGAGTGTGAGGCCAATGCCGGTATTGCCTGCCGTGCCCTCGACAATCGTGCCGCCGGGTTTGAGCGTGCCGCGGCGCTCGGCATCGTCGATGATGGCCAGCGCCGCGCGGTCCTTGACCGAGCCGCCGGGATTCATGAATTCCGCCTTGCCGTAGATCTCGCACCCCGTGATGTCCGACGCATGGCGCAGGCGGATCAGCGGCGTGTGGCCGATCGCGCCAGGCATGTCAGCGCTGGGGGAGGAGACGGGATTTGCACTTTCGGCCATAAGGCAGCACCTTCGCTTGATCTGGGTCGTACCATGCGGCACGGCAGGCCGGATGGGGCCATGCAGTGCCTGTTGCATCCTTACTATCAGGAATGGGGCAGGGGTGGCATATCCCCCTGCACAGGTTTTTCCAGCCGAAAGGAAACATGATGATTGACGATATCTCGCCCGCCGCCGCGTGGGCTGCAGTCAGCGGTCGCCCCAATGCCCATCTGGTGGATGTGCGGACCCCCATGGAGTGGGAGCATATCGGTGTGCCGGATCTTTCCAGCGCGGGGCGCGCGCTGGTGCGCGATAGCTGGCAACTGCCGCCTGCCGGCCAGGTCAACCCGGACTTCCTCACCACGCTTGAACAGGCCGGCATTGGCAAGACCGACGAGATCTATTTCATCTGCCGCTCCGGCGCGCGCAGCATGGCAGCTGCCCACGCGGCGTATGACGCGGGCTATCACAATGTTTTCAACGTGGCTGACGGATTCGAGGGGCCGGAAGACGCTACCGGCAGCCGCGGTCGCCTTGCAGGCTGGCAGGCATCCGAGCTGCCGTGGACGCGTGGCTGAGTGGCCGTGCGGGATTAAAGTAAAAGTTCCTGGGTGCCGCCTTTTTTCAAGAAGGCGGCATTTTTCTGAAACTTTTGCAACTTAAAGCCCGCTTTACTGGTCGGCCTGCGGCTCGTGGTCAGCATCGTAATGCACCTGCAGCACCACGCACCACGGGTAGCGGGGGTCGAGGCTTTTGCCATGGCTGTCGGTCAGGCGGCCATTGGGGCCTACGGGCACATGGGTCAGGGCCACGGCATCATCGATATTGCCGCCAATGATGCTGATCTCGTGGCCAAAGGGCGCATCATCATGCGCGCCTGCCACCACGATGCCGCAATGCGCGGGAAAGCCCTGCGGCGTGGGCAGGTCACGAAAGCGCACCGACTTGCTCGCCCCGCGCCCCAC
This is a stretch of genomic DNA from Komagataeibacter xylinus. It encodes these proteins:
- a CDS encoding cysteine synthase A yields the protein MAESANPVSSPSADMPGAIGHTPLIRLRHASDITGCEIYGKAEFMNPGGSVKDRAALAIIDDAERRGTLKPGGTIVEGTAGNTGIGLTLVANARGYRSIIVMPETQSREKIDFLRMIGADLRLVPARPFRDPGNYVHVSRRLAEETGGVWANQFDNTANREGHRHTTAPEIWQQMGGKLDAFTCSCGTGGTLAGVTLGLEDEARKAGVARPRIVLADPEGSGLYGWVKSGDLSVSGSSVTEGIGQSRVTGNLEGLHFDDAVRIPDPEALEQIYSLLIHEGLSVGGSAGINIAAAIRVARAMGPGHRIVTILCDGGARYQSKLFNPEFLRGKNLPVPSWLA
- a CDS encoding rhodanese-like domain-containing protein, with protein sequence MIDDISPAAAWAAVSGRPNAHLVDVRTPMEWEHIGVPDLSSAGRALVRDSWQLPPAGQVNPDFLTTLEQAGIGKTDEIYFICRSGARSMAAAHAAYDAGYHNVFNVADGFEGPEDATGSRGRLAGWQASELPWTRG
- a CDS encoding response regulator yields the protein MNPLPHILIIDDDREIRDLLARFLERNELRVTTARDGQEARRRWGEGHYQLVILDLMLPGESGLDISRWLRTQANVPIVMLTAMGDDTDRIIGLELGADDYVPKPFNPRELLARIRAVLRRASDTPDPRSVPVLHTLRFAGWSLDTGRRRLHNPEGVEVPLTGGEYDLLLALLDRANRVMTRDMLFDLLRGRQAGPFDRAIDVAISRLRRKLEDNGRNAQLIKTVRGGGYVLAAEVERS